A stretch of Imperialibacter roseus DNA encodes these proteins:
- a CDS encoding T9SS type B sorting domain-containing protein → MIRPFHTVKLAIVLFTLLWWLCGGSSLANHIVGGELELVHVQGFRYNLNLIQYFDQAQSANPGPEPQLLAYIYRKSDNVFMRRDTLFLTDQATVPYTNIECSLDELKTLRAFYTREIELLPENFDDPNGYYVVWERCCRNAGIVNIVNSIGAGQTYYLEFPPVVKNGRPFINSSPSLFPPLSDYACVNQLYYTDFAGVDLDGDSLAYTLVTPLNSSALQALPIPQPAPHPEVIWSQGIDLANVIPGNPSLRITNRGFITVKPEKIGLYVFSVLCQEFRKGVKIGEVRRDFQMLVVDGCNPEPPPNLKVRVPGSLSFNSVIRDTLVFRAGDNKCFDIQVTDPVGDKNIKMRAVGVNFEGEVEGIFTLKEGYLATADDIFNLQVCLSKCPYVSEGPYLIDIIAADDACPLPQMDTVRLAVIMEPPPNQAPRYVNQTSKMINLTLDEGISYSLPLEGIDLDDETMVLDIVASDFDPEEWGMQVAIGKDEAGSIEAVFEWETGCGSFPFGVKNQFDFTLRLSDNDFCMDNSRDEIQVSLTVNLPVNNPPELSTTLGSYDLQIPVGTNFSFPVTATDADGDVIDLIAVPVNFSFEDYLINFSPVSGPGEVSSTFSWNLGCDLIDTEVQDYFELNFVAADNDFCLQTETAVISLKINVFQETNESPVITVAGVENDRVTINSLEFIELEVTSTDPDNDFLSIDLLDGVPLPPSETFEFNRVEGQGQAKGFLRWAPECFLFDEAREVSYKVSFLSWDTRCPNPKFDTLSIFIDLIDRESPGEFLPANIFTPNGDGINDTYSIPDLPVDNCDDQFQFFKVMTREGTNVYMTRQRDFVWNGDKLPSGVYYYMVKYSQRSFNGVLSIER, encoded by the coding sequence ATGATTAGACCGTTCCACACAGTAAAACTCGCAATAGTTCTTTTTACACTTCTTTGGTGGCTATGTGGTGGGTCGTCATTAGCCAACCACATCGTCGGCGGCGAGTTGGAGTTGGTTCACGTACAGGGCTTCAGGTACAATCTTAACCTTATCCAGTACTTTGACCAGGCTCAAAGTGCTAATCCAGGGCCTGAGCCACAACTGCTGGCTTATATTTACAGAAAGTCGGACAATGTCTTCATGCGGAGAGACACACTCTTCCTGACCGACCAGGCAACTGTACCTTATACAAATATCGAATGCTCTCTGGATGAGCTAAAGACTCTACGGGCGTTCTATACCCGGGAGATTGAACTCCTTCCGGAGAATTTTGACGACCCAAATGGCTACTACGTGGTATGGGAAAGGTGTTGCAGAAATGCCGGAATTGTCAACATCGTTAATTCAATTGGGGCTGGGCAAACTTACTACCTCGAGTTCCCACCTGTGGTGAAAAATGGCAGACCATTCATCAATTCTTCGCCCTCCTTGTTTCCACCGTTAAGCGACTATGCATGTGTTAACCAATTGTATTACACGGATTTTGCTGGTGTTGATCTGGACGGCGACTCATTGGCCTACACACTTGTCACTCCATTGAACAGCTCTGCCTTACAGGCATTGCCGATCCCCCAGCCAGCACCTCACCCCGAGGTGATATGGTCCCAGGGCATAGACCTGGCCAATGTGATACCCGGCAATCCATCGTTAAGAATCACCAACAGGGGGTTTATCACCGTGAAGCCGGAGAAAATTGGCTTATATGTATTCTCAGTTTTGTGTCAGGAGTTTAGAAAAGGGGTGAAAATCGGCGAGGTGAGAAGGGATTTTCAGATGCTGGTGGTGGATGGGTGCAACCCGGAGCCCCCGCCAAACCTTAAAGTCCGTGTGCCTGGCTCCCTAAGTTTCAATTCCGTGATAAGAGACACCCTGGTATTCCGGGCGGGCGACAACAAATGTTTTGACATACAGGTGACTGACCCTGTTGGGGATAAAAATATCAAAATGAGAGCTGTTGGGGTAAACTTTGAAGGTGAGGTAGAAGGCATATTCACCCTTAAAGAAGGCTATCTGGCTACTGCTGACGACATTTTCAACCTGCAGGTGTGCTTGTCAAAATGTCCTTACGTTAGTGAGGGCCCTTATTTAATCGATATCATTGCGGCTGACGATGCCTGTCCACTGCCACAAATGGACACAGTCAGGCTGGCAGTGATTATGGAGCCACCACCCAACCAGGCCCCCCGCTACGTCAACCAGACAAGCAAAATGATCAACCTGACACTTGATGAGGGAATTAGCTACAGCCTGCCATTGGAGGGGATTGACCTGGATGACGAAACGATGGTGCTTGACATTGTGGCAAGTGATTTTGACCCCGAAGAGTGGGGCATGCAAGTCGCTATTGGTAAAGATGAAGCAGGGTCGATTGAGGCAGTATTTGAATGGGAAACTGGCTGCGGAAGCTTTCCCTTCGGGGTGAAAAATCAGTTTGATTTCACACTTCGGCTGTCGGACAATGACTTCTGCATGGACAACTCCCGGGATGAAATTCAGGTCTCGCTTACTGTCAATTTACCTGTTAACAATCCCCCTGAGCTCTCAACTACGCTGGGCTCTTACGACCTACAGATTCCTGTTGGCACCAACTTTTCCTTTCCCGTGACTGCTACCGACGCAGATGGGGATGTGATTGACCTGATAGCAGTTCCCGTGAACTTCAGCTTTGAAGATTACCTGATCAACTTCTCACCCGTATCCGGGCCTGGCGAAGTCAGTAGTACCTTCAGTTGGAACTTGGGCTGCGACCTGATTGACACGGAGGTGCAGGACTACTTTGAATTGAATTTTGTTGCTGCTGACAATGACTTTTGCCTGCAAACGGAAACTGCTGTCATTAGCCTCAAGATCAATGTGTTTCAGGAAACCAATGAATCGCCAGTGATTACCGTCGCTGGTGTTGAAAACGACAGGGTCACTATCAACAGCCTGGAGTTCATTGAACTGGAGGTAACCTCCACAGACCCTGATAATGATTTTCTTTCCATCGACCTACTCGATGGTGTGCCTTTGCCACCGTCAGAAACATTCGAATTCAACCGTGTGGAAGGGCAGGGTCAGGCAAAAGGTTTCCTCCGCTGGGCACCGGAGTGCTTTCTCTTTGATGAAGCCAGGGAGGTTTCCTACAAGGTTTCCTTTCTCTCCTGGGACACCCGCTGCCCCAACCCAAAATTTGACACTTTGTCGATTTTTATCGACCTGATTGACCGTGAAAGTCCCGGCGAATTTCTCCCGGCCAATATCTTCACCCCGAACGGTGATGGTATTAACGACACGTACTCTATCCCCGATTTACCGGTTGACAACTGCGATGACCAGTTTCAATTTTTTAAAGTGATGACCAGGGAAGGAACCAACGTGTATATGACGAGGCAAAGGGATTTTGTCTGGAACGGTGACAAGCTTCCCAGTGGAGTGTACTATTACATGGTAAAGTATTCGCAGCGATCCTTCAATGGTGTGCTATCTATCGAACGTTGA
- a CDS encoding S9 family peptidase has protein sequence MKKLVGALFQSMLLIIGFAAKAQDAKTLTLERIFSSNEFRGEWFGQLTWFEEGNAYTTLEQSEAVPGGYEIVKNNTATGERSVLVKASDLVPAGSQQPLEVEDYTWSDDKSKLLIYTNSARVWRLNTKGDYWVLDLATKKLTQLGGSNAKPSTLMFAKFSPDGSKVGYVREHNVYVESLADGKITALTTDGTDRIINGTFDWVYEEEFGCRDGFQWSPDGSKIAYWRIDARSIRNFLMINNTDSIYSYTIPVEYPKAGEKPSEAKIGVVSAAGGPTQWMNIAGDPTNNYVPRMIWNADSKSLLVQQLNRQQNHNQVLKCFVADGRAEKVYEEKDPAWLDAVDDFQLMDKGKSFTWVSEKSGWRSAYLITGSEEKLISPADFDMINIEQIDEKGGWLYFMASPDNATQNYLYRIRLNGKGKAERLSPADQPGTHSYEVAPNGKYAQHSYSREGVPPIMDLVSLPDHKVIKTFVTNKVLTAKVEALSKNKTEFFQVTGDNGVTMDAYMIKPVGFDPSKKYPVLFHVYGEPAGQTVRDAWGGSGYLWHLMLAQQGYIIMSVDNRGTPGPKGREWRKCVYGQIGVLSSEDQAAALRKIKETYSFVDGDRIGIWGWSGGGSMTLNMMFRYPNLYHTGMSVAPVADQRLYDNIYQERYSGVPQLMPESYEKGSPVNFAKNLKGNLLVMHGTGDDNVHYQNTEVLVNELIKYNKIFSMMSYPNRSHGIYEGRNTSRHVREILTNYLKNNLPAGPR, from the coding sequence ATGAAGAAGTTAGTTGGTGCGCTTTTCCAGTCGATGCTCCTGATTATTGGGTTTGCTGCGAAAGCCCAGGACGCTAAGACGCTCACTCTCGAAAGGATATTTAGTTCTAATGAATTTAGAGGCGAGTGGTTTGGGCAGCTTACCTGGTTTGAGGAAGGAAACGCTTATACCACATTGGAGCAGTCGGAAGCTGTGCCCGGAGGATATGAGATAGTCAAAAACAACACGGCGACTGGCGAAAGGTCTGTGCTCGTAAAAGCATCTGATTTGGTGCCTGCCGGAAGTCAGCAGCCACTCGAGGTGGAAGACTATACCTGGTCTGACGACAAGAGCAAACTGCTTATTTACACCAATTCTGCCAGGGTATGGAGACTCAATACCAAAGGCGATTACTGGGTGCTTGACCTTGCTACAAAAAAATTGACACAGTTGGGAGGAAGCAATGCAAAGCCATCTACCCTGATGTTTGCCAAGTTCTCTCCCGATGGCAGCAAAGTGGGTTACGTGAGAGAGCACAATGTGTATGTGGAATCGCTGGCGGATGGCAAAATTACTGCACTTACTACTGACGGCACTGACCGTATCATCAACGGAACCTTCGATTGGGTGTACGAAGAGGAGTTCGGCTGCCGTGATGGCTTTCAGTGGAGCCCCGATGGAAGCAAGATAGCTTATTGGCGCATTGATGCCCGGTCTATCCGCAACTTCCTGATGATTAACAATACGGATTCAATCTATTCCTATACCATTCCAGTGGAATATCCAAAGGCAGGAGAGAAGCCTTCGGAAGCAAAGATTGGGGTGGTGAGTGCAGCAGGTGGGCCAACCCAATGGATGAACATTGCCGGCGACCCCACTAACAACTACGTGCCTCGCATGATCTGGAACGCCGACTCGAAATCGTTGCTGGTGCAGCAACTTAACCGTCAGCAAAACCACAACCAGGTGCTTAAGTGCTTTGTGGCCGATGGCAGGGCAGAGAAAGTGTATGAAGAGAAAGACCCAGCCTGGCTCGACGCCGTCGATGACTTTCAATTAATGGACAAAGGGAAGTCTTTTACCTGGGTGAGTGAAAAAAGCGGATGGCGGTCTGCTTATTTGATAACCGGCTCTGAGGAGAAGCTTATTTCTCCGGCAGACTTCGACATGATCAATATCGAGCAGATCGATGAGAAGGGAGGTTGGCTCTATTTCATGGCTTCACCCGACAATGCGACTCAAAATTATCTTTACCGAATAAGGCTCAATGGAAAAGGTAAAGCTGAAAGGTTGTCGCCTGCCGATCAGCCAGGCACGCATAGTTATGAGGTTGCTCCCAATGGCAAGTATGCTCAGCATTCCTATTCGAGGGAAGGTGTGCCTCCTATTATGGACCTGGTGTCGTTGCCCGATCATAAGGTCATCAAAACATTTGTGACTAATAAAGTACTCACAGCCAAAGTGGAGGCGCTGAGCAAAAACAAAACTGAGTTCTTCCAGGTAACCGGTGACAATGGCGTTACCATGGACGCTTACATGATCAAGCCGGTCGGTTTTGATCCGTCTAAAAAGTATCCGGTGCTTTTTCATGTGTATGGCGAGCCAGCTGGCCAAACCGTGCGTGATGCATGGGGCGGCAGTGGCTATTTGTGGCATTTGATGTTGGCGCAGCAGGGTTACATTATCATGAGCGTCGATAACAGGGGTACGCCAGGGCCTAAAGGAAGAGAATGGCGCAAGTGCGTGTATGGGCAGATAGGTGTGCTTTCCTCTGAAGACCAGGCGGCAGCACTCCGTAAAATCAAGGAGACATATTCGTTTGTAGATGGAGACAGAATAGGCATTTGGGGTTGGAGCGGTGGCGGCTCCATGACACTCAATATGATGTTCCGTTACCCGAACCTTTACCACACAGGCATGTCGGTGGCTCCGGTGGCTGATCAGCGTCTCTACGACAATATTTATCAGGAGCGCTACTCAGGCGTGCCTCAGCTGATGCCGGAGAGCTACGAGAAAGGTTCACCGGTGAATTTTGCAAAAAACCTGAAGGGCAATCTGCTGGTGATGCATGGCACTGGCGACGATAATGTGCATTATCAAAACACCGAGGTGCTGGTGAATGAGCTGATCAAATACAATAAAATATTCTCGATGATGAGCTACCCCAACCGATCCCACGGGATTTACGAAGGGCGAAATACCAGCAGACACGTGAGGGAAATTTTGACAAACTACCTGAAGAACAATCTGCCTGCAGGCCCAAGGTAA
- the rlmD gene encoding 23S rRNA (uracil(1939)-C(5))-methyltransferase RlmD, giving the protein MGRGKNIILENITIEAVASEGKCIARHEGQVIFVEQVVPGDVVDLLVFRKKKGFMEARTIKFHTLSPKRVEPFCSHFGTCGGCKWQSLPYDEQLKFKWQQVKDNLERIAKVPLPEINPILGSPDTQYYRNKLEFTFSNHRWLTDEEIQSGADLEKNALGFHVPKRFDRIVDIDTCYLQGDPSNAIRTFVKEETMKAGYPFYDILTHEGWLRNLIIRTASTGQLMVILQVAYKNEDLDNLLGKIKEAFPQITSLMYVINSKGNDTFQDLEVELFHGQDHIMEEMDGLHFKVGPKSFYQTNSKQAEQLYKVAIDMANIQPQELVYDLYTGTGTLAQFAARSAAKVVGLEYVEPAIEDAWINAKLNDLENVHFQAGDIKDLLTEEFMERHGRPQVIITDPPRAGMHTDVTDALYHSGAERIVYVSCNPATQARDIQLLAERYKVVEVQPVDMFPHTHHVENVCLLRLRD; this is encoded by the coding sequence ATGGGTAGAGGCAAGAACATAATACTGGAAAACATCACGATTGAGGCGGTAGCTTCAGAAGGCAAATGCATTGCCAGGCATGAAGGGCAGGTGATATTTGTGGAGCAGGTAGTGCCCGGCGATGTCGTCGATTTGCTGGTTTTTCGGAAGAAGAAAGGCTTCATGGAAGCCCGGACTATTAAGTTCCATACGCTTTCTCCTAAAAGAGTAGAGCCTTTCTGCTCACACTTTGGGACGTGTGGTGGCTGTAAATGGCAGAGCTTGCCTTACGACGAACAGCTCAAGTTCAAATGGCAGCAGGTAAAGGACAACCTGGAAAGAATTGCCAAAGTACCTTTGCCCGAGATCAACCCTATTCTTGGCTCTCCCGATACGCAATATTACCGCAACAAGCTGGAGTTCACCTTCTCCAACCACCGTTGGTTGACGGATGAAGAAATTCAATCGGGCGCCGATTTGGAGAAAAACGCTCTGGGCTTTCACGTGCCCAAGCGCTTCGACCGGATCGTTGATATTGATACCTGCTATCTCCAGGGAGATCCCAGCAACGCCATCAGGACATTTGTGAAGGAAGAAACCATGAAGGCTGGCTATCCTTTCTACGATATCCTTACCCACGAAGGCTGGCTGCGCAACCTCATCATTCGCACCGCCAGTACCGGGCAGTTAATGGTCATTCTGCAAGTGGCCTACAAGAACGAAGACCTGGACAACCTGCTCGGCAAAATCAAGGAGGCATTTCCGCAGATCACCTCGCTCATGTATGTGATCAATAGCAAGGGTAATGATACTTTCCAGGACCTGGAAGTGGAGCTTTTTCATGGGCAAGATCATATCATGGAAGAAATGGATGGCTTGCATTTTAAGGTGGGGCCGAAATCATTTTACCAGACTAACAGTAAGCAGGCAGAGCAGCTTTACAAAGTGGCGATCGATATGGCCAATATCCAGCCACAAGAGCTGGTTTACGACCTTTACACCGGCACGGGCACGCTGGCCCAGTTTGCTGCACGGAGTGCCGCAAAAGTAGTAGGGTTGGAGTACGTGGAGCCCGCCATTGAGGATGCCTGGATCAATGCGAAACTGAACGACCTGGAGAATGTGCATTTTCAGGCTGGTGACATCAAAGACTTGCTGACCGAAGAATTTATGGAAAGGCATGGTCGTCCCCAAGTGATTATTACCGATCCACCAAGGGCCGGGATGCACACAGACGTGACAGACGCTCTGTATCACTCCGGAGCCGAAAGAATTGTGTATGTAAGCTGTAATCCTGCCACCCAGGCACGAGACATCCAGCTATTGGCAGAAAGGTATAAGGTCGTTGAAGTGCAGCCGGTAGATATGTTTCCGCATACGCATCATGTGGAGAATGTTTGTTTATTGAGGTTGAGAGACTAA